In Nematostella vectensis chromosome 2, jaNemVect1.1, whole genome shotgun sequence, one genomic interval encodes:
- the LOC5515596 gene encoding polycomb group RING finger protein 2 gives MLRTLSLKELNPHIICVLCGGYLVDATTIIECLHSFCRGCIVRYLDTSYRCPVCDAEIHKTRPLLNIRADNVLQDIVYKVVPGMYFEEKKRRKGCEEQLKKSRNPEKLSQEVCDTKTIDKEKEQTTDEPDIEDPICLTLEFYKRRKNTSEQQIFPTRYLRCTSSVTVSVIKKFLTIKFGIPPTHKSELIRSDEILDDNLTMKELTRIYGIFSKAHLDLQYLFMSVKDDDYEAEQEAKRQKLAHAERQRELYLLYQKQQQRRRELEREEQGREQRELDTSGSPAHELVHKLSSKKRKRVSGGHQKPSKHKPGNTGLTTQPGCTRIPTQAGDTGIPTQVGDTEIPTEAGDTRIPTQVGDTGIPTQAGYTGIPTQAGDTVIPTQAGDTRIPTQAGDTGENWAKNQLECTGARQRVEETGARQKGDTEDVGLAIYVNKQNIQKQELNDGPKDDDIKITTDGLGTWPLGCDSESSSTKENNALIDNIPVNPTTNGNHGNKRSQEMNEKRAAQEKVEVY, from the exons ATGCTGCGCACATTGTCCTTGAAAGAGCTCAATCCGCACATCATCTGTGTACTTTGCGGGGGGTATCTGGTGGATGCGACAACGATAATAGAGTGCCTTCACTCAT tttgtcgCGGCTGCATTGTACGTTACTTAGACACGAGCTACCGCTGTCCAGTGTGTGACGCAGAAATACACAAGACGAGACCTTTACTCAACATTAG GGCAGATAACGTGCTTCAGGACATCGTGTACAAAGTTGTACCGGGAATGTATTTCG AGGAGAAAAAGAGACGGAAGGGATGCGAAGAACAGTTAAAGAAATCACGAAATCCAGAGA AACTATCCCAGGAAGTGTGTGATACGAAAACTATTGATAAGGAGAAAGAGCAAACAACCGATGAACCGGATATCGAGGACCCCATCTGCCTGaccctggaattctacaa GCGAAGAAAGAATACCAGTGAGCAACAG ATCTTTCCGACTCGTTACCTACGATGTACTTCATCTGTGACTGTCAGCGTCATCAAGAAATTTCTCACCATCAAGTTTGGAATCCCACCAACACATAAG TCTGAGCTGATTCGATCAGATGAGATACTTGATGATAATCTGACTATGAAGGAGCTGACGCGGATCTATGGGATCTTCTCCAAG GCGCACTTGGATCTGCAGTACTTATTCATGTCGGTGAAGGATGACGATTACGAGGCGGAGCAGGAGGCCAAGAGGCAAAAGCTCGCGCATGCGGAGCGACAGCGGGAGctgtatttattgtaccaGAAGCAGCAACAACGACGACGGGAACTAGAGAGAGAAGAACAAGGACGCGAACAGCGCGAACTGGACACGAGCGGCTCACCGGCACAT GAGCTGGTTCATAAACTTTCGAGCAAAAAGCGCAAACGTGTTTCGGGAGGTCACCAAAAACCGTCTAAACACAAACCAGGAAATACTGGGCTAACAACACAACCTGGATGTACCCGGATACCAACACAAGCGGGAGATACTGGGATACCAACACAAGTGGGAGATACTGAGATTCCAACAGAAGCGGGAGATACTAGGATACCAACACAAGTGGGAGATACTGGGATACCAACACAAGCGGGATATACTGGGATACCAACACAAGCGGGAGATACTGTGATACCAACACAAGCGGGAGATACTAGGATACCAACACAAGCGGGAGATACTGGGGAAAACTGGGCAAAAAATCAATTGGAGTGTACTGGGGCGAGACAACGAGTGGAAGAGACTGGGGCGAGACAAAAAGGAGACACCGAGGATGTGGGACTTGCGATATACGTCAACAAGCAAAACATTCAGAAGCAAGAACTTAATGACGGACCTAAAGATGACGACATCAAAATCACTACAGACGGTCTGGGGACTTGGCCACTAGGATGCGATTCAGAATCCTCTAGCACGAAAGAGAACAATGCCTTGATTGACAACATTCCTGTTAACCCGACGACAAACGGTAACCACGGTAACAAGAGGTCACAGGAAATGAACGAAAAACGAGCAGCACAAGAGAAAGTGGAAGTATATTGA